The following coding sequences are from one Malaciobacter pacificus window:
- a CDS encoding flagellar hook-basal body complex protein, giving the protein MIGALNNGKIGLLSFENAISVESNNVSNATTIGHKEDNVTFEDMMYKNGYGKGVNIQNVEKSFSQGNVQLTNVNLDVAIEGKGMFVINDRSTGLTYYTRAGNFQQGEDGFLETQELFKVQGLSPQEKNITATDINDTLFTDEFSNFIASIDISHDETVYNHNVKTTDYNSAAVDDTISGQNYKTASSKINDVELLKNDFLNKIKLLQSNFDVVSTPSQKQISEVDFSSQLPNLKNQNDFIRVQIDGVEYKEYFDSDIQTTLNNLSDKLSNTEGFNANVSTNGVLTIESLVPGKEFKILEANLNSEYVPISKIQESIQGTGLAMLDSSRQALKEAVENAGGKYLEITNVLTYKDKTVIGNEDINLRLNALGLVEDIKGEVSISDDGLVYVTNDNNSFLVSKISTAHFRNMQGLNPEGSNIFKETLYSGEALNADDLSTLVSKSIETSNASYSNSLSKLLFYQKAFEANSKSITVSDEFLNTAIQMKK; this is encoded by the coding sequence ATGATTGGTGCATTAAATAATGGAAAAATTGGATTATTATCTTTTGAAAATGCAATTTCTGTAGAATCTAATAATGTTTCTAATGCAACAACGATTGGTCATAAAGAAGATAATGTAACTTTTGAAGATATGATGTATAAAAATGGTTACGGTAAAGGTGTAAATATACAAAATGTTGAAAAAAGTTTTTCTCAAGGTAATGTTCAATTAACAAATGTAAATTTAGATGTTGCTATTGAAGGTAAAGGAATGTTTGTTATCAATGATAGGTCAACAGGACTTACTTATTACACAAGAGCTGGTAATTTTCAACAAGGAGAGGATGGTTTTTTAGAGACACAAGAATTATTTAAAGTTCAAGGTTTATCTCCTCAAGAAAAAAATATTACAGCTACAGATATTAATGATACATTATTTACAGATGAGTTCTCAAATTTTATTGCATCTATTGATATATCGCATGATGAAACAGTTTATAATCATAATGTAAAAACAACAGATTATAATTCAGCCGCAGTTGATGATACAATAAGTGGACAAAATTATAAAACAGCTAGCTCTAAAATTAATGATGTTGAACTTTTAAAAAATGATTTTTTAAACAAAATAAAACTTTTACAATCAAATTTTGATGTAGTTTCAACACCTTCTCAAAAGCAAATCTCTGAAGTTGATTTTTCTAGTCAATTACCAAACTTGAAAAATCAGAATGATTTTATTAGGGTGCAAATTGATGGGGTAGAATATAAAGAATATTTTGACTCGGATATTCAAACCACTTTAAATAATTTATCTGATAAATTGTCAAATACTGAAGGTTTTAATGCTAATGTTAGTACAAATGGAGTATTGACTATTGAATCTTTAGTCCCAGGTAAAGAATTTAAAATTCTAGAAGCTAACCTTAATAGTGAATATGTACCTATTTCTAAAATACAAGAATCTATTCAAGGTACAGGTTTAGCAATGTTAGATAGCAGCAGACAAGCTTTAAAAGAAGCAGTTGAAAATGCAGGTGGAAAATATTTAGAAATTACTAATGTATTAACATACAAAGATAAAACTGTTATAGGTAATGAAGATATCAATTTAAGATTAAATGCTCTAGGTTTAGTTGAGGATATAAAAGGTGAAGTTAGTATTAGTGATGATGGATTGGTTTATGTAACTAATGATAATAATAGTTTTTTAGTTAGTAAAATTTCAACTGCACATTTTAGAAATATGCAAGGATTAAATCCTGAAGGAAGTAACATCTTTAAAGAGACTCTTTATTCAGGTGAAGCTTTAAATGCAGATGATTTATCAACACTTGTATCAAAATCAATCGAAACAAGTAATGCATCATATAGTAATAGTTTAAGTAAATTACTCTTTTATCAAAAAGCATTTGAAGCTAATTCAAAATCAATTACTGTTTCAGATGAGTTTCTAAATACTGCTATTCAGATGAAAAAATAA
- a CDS encoding flagellar hook-basal body complex protein, giving the protein MIGALWTGISGLSSQQQALDNESNNIANVNTIGFKSSRISFADQMYQDRIGKGSKILDAEKLYVQGNLKLTGVSYDMALSGEGFFSVVNTRTTGTSEILYTRAGNFRMGDNGTLQDAAGNEVQGWMMSPIDTANDVVTTNPNTSVFTNDYTKLLNSKVIRHGTYIETITAKATDYTATAKSDSATVFSGAGMKTQAAKISDVEAAIADYSNWLQQLKNEPDGASASSVAQVSQINFKSETDAVISKDGDQIYAYIDGNKILQTFVSVTTTETGLTTSDLNNDGLVDAADQNIQASRIATYKALADKISEIPGLKAYMVNESGGIGDTLELSDSYELSTAQADMAKGIIQIESLIPGKEFVISEVAEISGSITNQGSFQTQTLASAGEGIGALESSRDALARLVTGKQQDVYTTSGLGLAEDGSITKDFTYGITIYNKELGATIPVPNDGGNPPAALNILIDDATSIDDIVAAINDTTKPTFLASNGNRDAVVTNNLSDYIVAKNINGNLVIETLDNNYDVEFTGTLKYSDVTTDTDASNPLGGNYTPIDKDNNYSGRQGAGAEFLEIVNKVDQTSTKGSLQLRLDTLGISDSAFGEFAVDSTGLITMTQDGAEFAIGQVAIALFNNYRGLEPVGDNLLSKTTESGEPIHNLNNDKTAKVEAQTLELSTADLSESLVNLMVFQRAFEANAKSITTSDELLNTLINLKR; this is encoded by the coding sequence ATGATTGGAGCACTATGGACAGGTATCTCAGGATTATCGTCACAACAACAAGCTTTAGATAATGAATCAAATAATATTGCAAACGTAAATACAATAGGATTTAAATCTTCAAGAATTTCGTTTGCAGATCAAATGTATCAAGATAGAATCGGTAAAGGTTCAAAAATTTTAGATGCAGAAAAATTATATGTTCAAGGTAACTTAAAACTTACAGGTGTATCATATGATATGGCTTTAAGTGGAGAGGGATTCTTTTCTGTAGTTAATACAAGGACAACTGGAACTTCTGAAATCCTTTATACTAGAGCTGGTAACTTTAGAATGGGGGATAATGGGACACTACAAGATGCAGCTGGTAATGAAGTACAAGGTTGGATGATGAGTCCAATTGATACAGCTAATGATGTAGTTACAACAAACCCAAATACAAGTGTTTTTACAAATGATTACACAAAACTTTTAAATTCAAAAGTAATTAGACATGGAACTTACATTGAAACAATTACAGCAAAAGCTACAGATTATACAGCAACAGCAAAATCAGATTCAGCTACTGTATTTAGTGGAGCTGGAATGAAGACTCAAGCTGCAAAAATTTCTGATGTTGAAGCAGCAATTGCTGATTACTCAAATTGGCTACAACAGTTGAAAAATGAGCCAGATGGAGCTTCTGCATCTTCAGTTGCACAAGTTTCACAAATAAACTTTAAATCTGAGACAGATGCAGTTATATCTAAAGATGGAGATCAAATATATGCATATATAGATGGTAATAAAATATTACAAACATTTGTATCAGTTACTACGACTGAAACAGGATTAACTACATCTGATTTAAATAATGATGGTCTTGTAGATGCAGCTGACCAGAATATCCAAGCAAGTAGAATTGCTACATATAAAGCATTAGCAGATAAGATATCTGAAATACCTGGATTAAAAGCTTATATGGTTAATGAGAGTGGTGGAATAGGTGATACACTAGAATTAAGTGATAGTTATGAATTATCAACTGCTCAAGCTGATATGGCAAAAGGTATTATACAAATAGAATCGCTAATTCCAGGAAAAGAGTTTGTGATTTCAGAAGTAGCAGAAATCTCTGGTAGTATAACTAATCAAGGAAGCTTCCAAACACAAACACTTGCTTCAGCAGGTGAGGGTATTGGTGCACTTGAATCATCTAGAGATGCATTAGCTAGATTAGTTACTGGTAAACAGCAAGATGTTTACACTACATCAGGTCTTGGACTTGCTGAAGATGGTTCAATTACAAAAGATTTTACTTATGGAATTACTATTTATAATAAAGAGTTAGGTGCAACAATCCCTGTTCCAAATGATGGTGGTAACCCACCTGCAGCTTTAAATATTTTAATTGATGATGCTACAAGTATTGATGATATTGTAGCTGCAATAAATGATACAACAAAACCAACTTTTTTAGCAAGTAATGGTAATAGAGATGCTGTTGTAACTAATAACTTAAGTGATTATATTGTTGCAAAAAATATAAATGGAAATCTTGTTATTGAAACATTAGATAATAATTATGATGTTGAATTTACAGGAACTTTAAAATATTCTGATGTTACAACTGATACTGATGCTTCAAATCCATTAGGAGGAAACTATACTCCTATTGATAAAGATAATAACTATAGTGGAAGACAAGGTGCAGGAGCAGAGTTTTTAGAAATTGTAAATAAAGTTGATCAAACATCAACTAAAGGAAGTTTACAATTAAGACTTGATACATTAGGTATTTCAGATTCAGCATTTGGTGAATTTGCAGTAGATAGTACAGGTCTTATAACTATGACTCAAGATGGTGCAGAGTTTGCAATTGGACAAGTAGCAATTGCTTTATTTAATAACTATAGAGGCTTAGAGCCAGTTGGAGATAACTTATTATCAAAAACAACTGAATCAGGTGAGCCTATTCATAATTTAAATAATGATAAAACAGCAAAAGTAGAAGCTCAAACTTTAGAATTAAGTACAGCAGACTTAAGTGAGAGTTTGGTTAACTTAATGGTATTTCAAAGAGCATTTGAAGCTAATGCTAAATCAATTACAACTTCTGATGAGTTGTTGAATACATTAATCAATCTAAAAAGATAA
- a CDS encoding FliM/FliN family flagellar motor switch protein gives MEISERDYDLLVDTEITVDVILGNTNISISDFLKLSEGDIISLHKPAGSGGDIYVNSRIIGTGDIIVIEDKLAVRVQDAMDSDNVIRFFFEENMI, from the coding sequence ATGGAAATTAGCGAAAGAGATTATGACTTACTTGTTGATACTGAGATTACAGTCGATGTTATTTTGGGAAACACAAATATTTCTATTTCAGACTTTTTAAAACTAAGTGAAGGTGATATCATTTCTTTACATAAACCAGCTGGTTCAGGTGGAGATATTTATGTAAATAGCAGAATTATAGGAACAGGTGATATCATAGTAATTGAAGATAAATTAGCAGTTAGAGTTCAAGACGCAATGGATTCTGATAATGTAATTAGATTTTTCTTTGAAGAGAATATGATTTAG
- a CDS encoding OmpA/MotB family protein, whose translation MAKKCPECPKCLPGWLVQFGDLMSLLLTFFILLLSMAVMDKKKVEEYFEVMKKAMGFIDASTDVETQSEKHSTQDSSSESEESDSQSEMEQSSAQMQEIVDEINSTQTIESQEVSIEKGKNEFVLDIPSTIMFNDGEYNLTSPEAKRFIGKIARVIRTMPQTFNIEIIGHTDTNRLNSATIPRDEWDISALRSISVVKELIKNRIDPAVLKVSAYGSYHPKSNTSSDNRRVELRFFSQDNQSDILSEENFFDRLE comes from the coding sequence ATGGCAAAGAAGTGTCCTGAATGTCCTAAATGTTTACCAGGTTGGCTTGTACAATTTGGGGACTTGATGTCTTTACTTTTAACATTCTTTATTCTTTTATTATCTATGGCAGTAATGGACAAGAAAAAAGTTGAAGAGTATTTTGAAGTAATGAAAAAGGCAATGGGATTTATTGATGCTTCAACGGATGTAGAAACACAAAGTGAAAAACATTCTACTCAAGATAGTTCTTCTGAATCTGAAGAATCAGACAGTCAATCAGAAATGGAACAAAGTAGTGCTCAAATGCAGGAGATTGTAGATGAGATTAATTCTACTCAAACTATTGAAAGTCAAGAAGTATCAATTGAAAAAGGTAAAAATGAGTTTGTATTAGATATTCCATCAACTATTATGTTTAATGATGGTGAATATAATTTAACTAGTCCTGAAGCAAAAAGATTTATAGGAAAAATTGCAAGGGTAATTAGAACAATGCCTCAAACATTTAATATAGAAATAATTGGACATACAGATACTAATAGATTAAATAGTGCTACAATTCCTAGAGATGAGTGGGATATTTCTGCATTAAGATCAATATCAGTTGTTAAAGAATTAATTAAAAATAGAATTGATCCAGCTGTTTTAAAAGTTTCTGCTTATGGTTCTTATCATCCTAAGAGTAACACATCTAGTGATAATAGGAGAGTTGAACTTAGATTCTTTTCTCAAGATAATCAATCAGATATATTAAGTGAAGAAAATTTCTTTGATAGGTTGGAATAA
- a CDS encoding rod-binding protein, with translation MEINSNNLINTEIFKTNKFDNIETKNLEDEKLREVCDSFESYFLNQIMDISLKNTKVAGESPGSDIVKGMYIQSIADNSSGTLGISNMLYEFLSKENNK, from the coding sequence ATGGAAATAAATAGTAACAATTTAATTAATACTGAGATATTCAAAACTAATAAGTTTGATAATATTGAAACAAAAAATTTAGAAGATGAAAAATTAAGGGAAGTTTGTGATAGTTTTGAGTCTTACTTTTTAAATCAAATTATGGATATATCTTTGAAAAATACAAAAGTGGCAGGAGAATCTCCAGGATCTGATATTGTAAAAGGAATGTATATTCAATCTATTGCAGATAATTCATCTGGAACTTTGGGTATTAGTAATATGTTGTATGAGTTTTTGAGTAAAGAGAATAATAAATAA
- a CDS encoding FliM/FliN family flagellar motor switch protein: protein MASDLSDIFKNELSNTLEQLLSKSTSVDSVTELNIESLGSTQLVDCVAKFDFKDISSTWHFYIPTISATKFEYLMLGGMGDLKEHIDDEITDAVNEIISNVCGSFCTSVNAQGFDDVSSIKTEIKSSSIIDSNTIQKDNSFEFIISLDEDKLPVIVSFDQIILPFFSSITGDESHENVASNQSSSNASIVPSSNSNSTSSIQAPKNLELLYNVKLKLSVRLGTKVVLLKDILSWDIGEIIELEQMVNEPLEILVNGIKIGEGEAVIVEGKFGLKVKKIGNSDLKLSQIGI from the coding sequence TTGGCTTCAGATTTATCAGATATTTTTAAAAATGAGTTATCAAATACTTTAGAACAACTTTTATCAAAAAGCACATCCGTTGATAGTGTTACAGAATTAAATATTGAATCTTTAGGCTCGACTCAGCTAGTTGATTGTGTCGCAAAATTTGATTTTAAGGATATATCTTCAACTTGGCATTTTTATATACCAACCATTAGTGCAACAAAATTTGAGTATTTAATGCTTGGAGGGATGGGAGACTTAAAAGAACACATAGATGATGAAATTACTGATGCTGTTAATGAAATCATTTCTAATGTTTGTGGAAGTTTTTGTACAAGTGTTAACGCTCAAGGTTTTGATGATGTAAGTTCAATTAAAACAGAAATAAAAAGTTCAAGTATTATTGACAGTAATACTATACAAAAAGATAATAGTTTCGAGTTTATAATAAGTTTAGATGAGGATAAGCTTCCTGTAATTGTTTCTTTTGATCAAATTATTTTACCATTTTTTTCTTCTATTACAGGAGATGAATCACATGAAAATGTTGCATCGAATCAATCTTCTAGTAATGCTAGTATTGTACCATCTTCAAATAGTAATTCAACTTCATCAATACAAGCACCGAAAAATTTAGAGCTACTTTATAATGTAAAATTAAAATTGAGTGTTAGATTAGGTACAAAAGTTGTTTTATTAAAAGATATTTTGAGTTGGGATATTGGAGAAATTATAGAATTAGAACAAATGGTTAATGAGCCTTTGGAAATTTTAGTTAATGGAATTAAAATTGGTGAGGGTGAAGCTGTAATTGTTGAAGGTAAATTTGGATTAAAAGTAAAAAAAATTGGTAATAGTGATTTAAAATTGAGTCAAATAGGAATATAA
- a CDS encoding flagellin encodes MEIGRIAEIDNAKQNNIEKIQKVSNVDEKVKVIQDDEYKKAMSPENNTPQNEVILDNIKFGYNKNSKDFFVKVTRGEVENKYPTEDMMKIKAFLLKELESLQNKKD; translated from the coding sequence ATGGAAATTGGAAGAATTGCAGAAATAGATAACGCAAAACAAAATAATATTGAAAAAATTCAAAAAGTTAGTAATGTAGATGAGAAAGTAAAAGTTATTCAAGATGATGAATATAAAAAAGCTATGTCTCCTGAGAATAATACCCCTCAAAATGAAGTTATACTCGATAATATAAAGTTCGGATATAACAAAAATTCAAAAGATTTTTTTGTAAAAGTTACAAGAGGTGAAGTAGAGAATAAATATCCTACAGAGGATATGATGAAGATAAAAGCTTTTTTATTAAAAGAGCTTGAATCTCTTCAAAATAAAAAAGATTAA
- a CDS encoding flagellar hook capping FlgD N-terminal domain-containing protein, whose protein sequence is MADNIAINSNTGVDGNSYTSSISNDQLTNEDFLNLMIQELKLQDPTKPMDSQQMLATQMQMSTIETNQQTIAAMQSLQTAFSQNALSNAANIIGKNIEDGNIGENGVSKAYTVRSVENVDGEIQVIAQQMLYLEDRIITDEEEPSIINYNVNGEIMDENGNLTGDKIALNNPGEPLLDEDGKLVVLDENNEQIEHNYKLAGVSSPVYSDELTSIPFSTITKVF, encoded by the coding sequence ATGGCAGATAATATAGCAATCAACTCAAATACAGGTGTAGATGGTAACTCATACACATCTTCAATTAGTAATGATCAACTAACGAATGAGGATTTTTTAAATTTAATGATCCAAGAGTTAAAGTTACAAGATCCTACTAAACCTATGGATTCTCAGCAAATGCTTGCAACACAAATGCAAATGTCTACTATTGAGACTAACCAGCAAACTATTGCAGCTATGCAATCATTACAGACAGCTTTTTCTCAAAATGCACTATCAAATGCAGCTAACATTATTGGAAAAAATATCGAAGATGGAAACATCGGTGAAAATGGTGTTAGTAAAGCTTACACAGTTAGATCTGTAGAAAATGTAGATGGTGAAATACAAGTAATTGCACAACAAATGTTATATTTAGAAGATAGAATTATCACAGATGAAGAAGAACCATCTATAATTAATTATAATGTCAATGGTGAAATTATGGATGAAAATGGAAATTTAACTGGTGATAAAATTGCTCTTAATAATCCAGGAGAGCCTTTGCTTGATGAAGATGGTAAATTAGTTGTATTGGATGAAAATAATGAACAAATAGAACATAATTACAAATTAGCTGGAGTTTCAAGTCCTGTTTATTCAGATGAACTTACATCTATACCTTTTTCTACAATTACAAAAGTATTTTAG
- a CDS encoding motility protein A — MDKSTLGGLVGGWGLVALAIILGGVGFGPYIDIPSVVIVFGGTIAVTAGQFEGSDLKRITPAIKVAFNEVKVEPLPELVEKIIFYATEIKKHGVMQIEQKVLQETNPFFKEAFQLLVDGTKPEALQPLLEIKLEHMNKRHNTMIGIFGNMGGTAGAMGMIGTLVGLVAMLANLSDPAAVGPAMAVALLTTMYGALVGTLLAGIIESKLSQKHAVEETACEVIIQGATMIAAEESIGNIKMQLNAILVETEE, encoded by the coding sequence ATGGATAAGAGTACTTTAGGTGGATTAGTCGGTGGTTGGGGTTTAGTTGCCTTAGCTATTATTCTAGGTGGTGTAGGTTTTGGACCATATATTGATATCCCATCTGTTGTAATTGTATTTGGTGGAACAATTGCAGTAACAGCTGGACAATTTGAAGGCTCTGATTTAAAAAGAATCACACCTGCTATAAAGGTTGCTTTTAATGAAGTAAAAGTTGAACCTCTACCTGAACTTGTTGAAAAAATTATATTCTACGCGACAGAGATTAAAAAACATGGTGTAATGCAAATTGAACAAAAAGTTTTGCAAGAGACTAATCCATTTTTTAAAGAAGCATTCCAGTTACTAGTTGATGGTACAAAGCCTGAAGCTTTACAGCCATTATTAGAAATTAAACTAGAACACATGAATAAAAGACATAATACAATGATTGGTATATTTGGTAATATGGGTGGAACAGCAGGTGCAATGGGAATGATTGGTACTTTAGTAGGTCTAGTTGCAATGCTTGCAAACCTTTCAGATCCTGCTGCTGTTGGTCCTGCAATGGCAGTTGCCTTATTAACAACAATGTATGGTGCACTTGTGGGTACACTTTTAGCAGGGATTATAGAAAGCAAATTATCTCAAAAACATGCAGTTGAAGAGACTGCTTGTGAAGTTATTATTCAAGGTGCAACAATGATTGCAGCTGAAGAATCAATAGGAAATATTAAAATGCAACTAAATGCAATTTTAGTTGAGACTGAAGAGTAG
- a CDS encoding tetratricopeptide repeat protein: MKLLYKLLLIFCCNILYANDLIESQPEILFKFDKLKKSQKNLALQVDFNKAVLLLSKGEYKEAIELFKKTEGIMYVPSNLNIGIAYYKLNSIDNAILYLTKIYENENFIKTNSFSYMSASFYLYQITKDNKYLDKIVKISKKYRELSEHSKRMLADTYIILKDYKSALMVLESMDFAMTLKKALIHIKLQDYEKARRFLQKAKDETSNPNTINDILWFETFINLKSNKIKLLKENLDEINKRRILFKTNLELPLEMFFNENKYTSKQYLDLILNFTENRKIDFIYYFAPFIFSDTQEVIYDTVKGLMHKEELGIENLEQMVEYNGKFLSVVKDDPILRVTELRKYLGENSKSYVYYNYALACTHIFDFNTAFTYFQKAYKLNPGNKLFASMVLITAKRINKFIPDKDYIESNINSKNGLYEYFGKELYRLFINQASKNSVQAKDYELTVFFKALDFMEQMNEGKVDINHPLLDEHIKDPLTYLIRLVQRRPGENDFNYYSRLQDTVPLSINNNFLEGPLLITQYYIDLLKSIGLFLKADMKIIGKKSPSYLRTQALRNLHLNKPDETIKTIEYLQKEYKLEDKYNMYLMVAALLKAGRYNDASIQISLIKAVLKDPGADFLTAVQLIQELKLISAKQYLKEPYSDSLIDFRLLGFDEYLESL, encoded by the coding sequence ATGAAGTTATTATATAAATTATTATTAATATTTTGCTGTAATATTTTATATGCTAATGATTTAATAGAGTCTCAACCTGAAATACTATTTAAATTTGATAAATTAAAAAAGTCTCAAAAAAATTTAGCACTACAAGTTGATTTTAATAAAGCAGTATTGTTACTTAGTAAAGGTGAATATAAAGAAGCAATTGAATTATTTAAAAAAACTGAAGGAATAATGTATGTACCTTCAAATTTAAATATTGGTATTGCTTATTATAAGTTAAACTCTATTGATAATGCTATATTATATTTAACAAAAATTTACGAAAATGAAAATTTTATAAAAACTAATAGTTTTTCTTATATGTCTGCAAGTTTTTATTTATATCAAATTACAAAAGATAATAAGTATCTTGATAAAATTGTAAAAATCTCAAAAAAATATAGAGAACTATCAGAACATTCAAAAAGAATGCTTGCAGATACTTATATAATTTTAAAAGATTATAAAAGTGCACTTATGGTTTTAGAAAGTATGGATTTCGCAATGACTTTGAAAAAAGCGTTGATACATATAAAGCTACAAGATTATGAAAAAGCAAGGCGATTTTTACAAAAAGCAAAAGATGAAACTTCTAATCCAAATACAATTAATGATATTTTATGGTTTGAAACATTTATAAACCTTAAATCAAATAAAATTAAACTTTTAAAAGAGAATTTAGACGAAATAAACAAAAGAAGGATTCTTTTCAAAACAAATTTAGAATTACCTTTAGAGATGTTTTTTAATGAAAATAAATATACTTCTAAGCAGTATTTAGATTTAATACTTAATTTCACAGAGAACAGAAAAATTGATTTTATCTATTACTTCGCACCTTTCATTTTTTCAGATACACAAGAAGTTATTTATGATACGGTTAAAGGGTTGATGCACAAAGAGGAACTCGGAATTGAAAACTTAGAACAAATGGTTGAATATAATGGAAAGTTTTTAAGTGTTGTAAAAGATGATCCAATATTAAGAGTAACTGAATTAAGAAAATATTTAGGTGAGAACTCAAAATCTTATGTTTATTATAATTATGCATTAGCATGTACACACATCTTTGATTTTAATACAGCATTTACATACTTTCAAAAGGCATATAAACTAAATCCAGGAAATAAACTTTTCGCATCAATGGTACTTATTACTGCAAAAAGAATAAATAAATTTATACCAGATAAAGATTATATTGAATCAAATATTAATTCAAAAAATGGTCTATATGAATACTTTGGAAAAGAACTATACAGACTATTTATAAACCAAGCATCTAAAAATAGTGTTCAAGCAAAAGATTATGAGTTAACAGTATTTTTTAAAGCTTTAGATTTTATGGAGCAAATGAATGAGGGTAAGGTTGATATTAATCATCCTTTATTAGATGAACATATTAAAGACCCTTTAACATATTTAATAAGGCTTGTACAAAGAAGACCAGGAGAAAATGACTTTAATTACTATTCTAGACTTCAAGATACTGTTCCTTTAAGTATTAATAATAATTTTTTAGAAGGCCCTTTATTAATAACTCAATATTATATCGATTTACTTAAATCTATAGGTTTATTTTTAAAAGCAGATATGAAAATAATTGGTAAGAAATCTCCATCTTATCTAAGAACTCAAGCTTTGAGAAATTTACATTTAAATAAGCCAGATGAGACAATTAAGACAATTGAGTATTTACAAAAAGAGTATAAACTTGAAGATAAATATAATATGTATTTAATGGTTGCAGCTTTATTAAAAGCAGGTAGATATAATGATGCATCTATTCAAATTTCTTTAATAAAGGCTGTATTAAAGGATCCAGGTGCAGATTTTTTAACTGCTGTTCAATTAATACAAGAACTTAAATTAATAAGTGCAAAACAATATTTAAAAGAACCTTATTCTGATTCTTTAATAGATTTTCGACTTTTAGGCTTCGATGAGTATTTAGAATCTCTATAA